From the genome of Triticum aestivum cultivar Chinese Spring chromosome 3B, IWGSC CS RefSeq v2.1, whole genome shotgun sequence, one region includes:
- the LOC123067946 gene encoding wall-associated receptor kinase 3: protein MPSPEEPLGFNAANVLVELVVEVCNVVPKVAQTKAAPLSLKDFLGKVTSSLPQPLLGTPMPSHEEKNDERRSGRLNKKNKACNIPTSKRAEYRMLEAFGELPEVSKAEGQEQKMQAYMDMYKTPLSPQDGFPAGILSNLITRDGSVTSWPLWQTHSGQNGTSLAAVYRIIDSMARRRTTVSFTTPVVVLVVLYMLIGVPAAPVIGMPGCETRCGNMSVPYPFGLGADSRCYMPGFNLTCDHGRLLLGNLRVIESIDPNFYMLTVVHTGDVRTDGAGRGIFGDGGVLGDDGPYALSSAGNQLVLLGCNVRATLRSGNVTMSSCSSLCTNGFDAHTEMLSRLDTSMLCSGIGCCQARVVVDHEELVPVTSYDVQLEYFGSNRSRDGERWPPRVFVARDEWFSPWSVSQQLSSDLQAAASMEVPVFLSWEVIVRGAHNHGDDDADAGSLPAWECPRDAARMVCKSNHTGCTKRERGGYTCYCKTGYEGNPYITNGCQDIDECENSKKNGCFGKCTNTDGSFQCECPHETRGNAYSPGGCFSVLTRECSRSCGNVSVPYPFGIGPAECYMPGFNLTCDTSQHPPWLMLGSLRVIDISLHNNTMHVINSDMVLDIYSGIGKQTSTFESTGHGDNVPYSLLTRNELILMGCGVQAVLSGAGNPAILSGCSSFCSPNIENRTYTITSMVPPAAGGGSNDDDQYCYGMGCCQARISMSNDGMPHELWIDWMDPNTATDETSSHSYAFIAQEGWFNKHRVSAQLLRSSSTKYFVPSLEVPMVLDWEVLQLQPIGSRAVANVSSPHQYLKCPDMCRSKNSLCKQGIRGYSCHCSEDYHGNAYVIDGCKGRRQTYFKGMSIVIGAAIGAGLVLLVLAGFFVTKKLKHHRAELLKLKFFQLNRGQLLQQLVSQSAGIAERMIIPLEELEKATHNFDKDLVIGGGGHGIVYKGILSNQHIVAIKKPKKVFQKEINDFINEVAILSQINHRNVVKLYGCCLETEVPMLVYEFISNGTLSEHLHVKGPRSLPWTDRLRIAIETAKSLAYLHSTASIPIIHRDVKSANILLDDTLTAKVADFGSSRYIPMEKSGVMTGAQGTKGYWDPMYFYTGRLTEKSDVYSFGVVLVELLTRKKPFLYSSSDGKGLVLHFVTLFEEGNLNQILDPHAIEEGGKEVNKVAIIAVACIKLRGEDRPTMRQVELTLESLRASEDYTLDNVVDKKVENKHVMIDITFTEDKRSNNSTRPYSMEEEFMLSARYPR, encoded by the exons ATGCCGAGTCCAGAGGAGCCGCTTGGTTTCAACGCGGCAAACGTTCTAGTTGAGCTTGTGGTTGAGGTGTGCAATGTTGTTCCGAAGGTGGCGCAAACAAAAGCAGCACCATTATCTCTGAAGGATTTTCTCGGTAAGGTTACTTCTTCGCTCCCACAACCACTGCTTGGGACCCCAATGCCTTCACATGAAGAGAAGAATGACGAGCGGCGGAGCGGGCGTCTGAATAAGAAGAACAAGGCGTGCAACATCCCGACATCCAAGCGCGCAGAGTATAGGATGTTGGAGGCTTTTGGTGAGCTACCGGAGGTCAGCAAAGCAGAGGGTCAAGAGCAAAAGATGCAAGCATACATGGACATGTACAAAACACCACTCTCACCGCAA GATGGCTTCCCTGCCGGAATATTGAGCAACCTTATAACTAGAGATGGATCAGTGACAAGTTGGCCGCTGTGGCAGACGCACAGTGGCCAGAACGGAACCTCGCTTGCTgctgtatatagaattatagattcAATGGCGCGACGGAGAACCACCGTGTCATTCACGACGCCGGTAGTAGTGCTCGTTGTGTTGTACATGCTGATCGGTGTCCCTGCGGCGCCGGTGATCGGGATGCCGGGCTGCGAGACCAGGTGCGGCAACATGAGCGTGCCGTACCCGTTCGGACTCGGCGCGGACAGCCGGTGCTACATGCCGGGGTTCAACCTAACCTGCGACCACGGACGGCTCCTCCTCGGCAACCTGCGGGTCATCGAATCCATCGACCCCAATTTCTACATGCTGACCGTCGTCCACACCGGCGACGTTCGAACCGACGGCGCGGGGCGCGGCATTTTTGGTGACGGAGGCGTCCTCGGCGACGACGGGCCGTACGCGCTGTCCTCCGCCGGGAACCAGCTCGTCCTCCTGGGCTGCAACGTGCGGGCGACGCTGAGGAGCGGCAACGTCACCATGAGCAGCTGCTCCTCCTTGTGCACCAATGGCTTCGACGCGCATACGGAGATGCTGTCCAGGCTGGACACCAGCATGCTCTGCTCCGGCATCGGGTGCTGCCAGGCGCGCGTCGTCGTTGACCACGAGGAGCTCGTCCCCGTCACCTCCTACGACGTGCAGCTCGAGTACTTCGGGAGCAACCGCAGCCGCGACGGCGAGCGGTGGCCGCCCCGAGTGTTCGTCGCCAGGGACGAGTGGTTCTCGCCGTGGAGCGTCTCGCAGCAGCTGTCGTCGGACCTGCAGGCCGCTGCGTCAATGGAAGTTCCTGTTTTTCTCAGCTGGGAGGTCATCGTTAGGGGTGCCCACAACCATGGGGATGACGACGCAGACGCTGGTTCCTTGCCGGCCTGGGAGTGTCCTAGGGACGCGGCCCGCATGGTCTGCAAGAGCAACCACACTGGGTGCACAAAACGTGAAAGAGGCGGCTACACGTGCTACTGCAAAACGGGCTACGAGGGCAACCCCTACATCACCAACGGATGCCAAG ACATTGACGAGTGTGAGAATTCAAAAAAGAATGGGTGCTTCGGCAAATGTACCAATACAGATGGGTCATTTCAGTGTGAGTGTCCACATGAAACCCGTGGGAACGCCTACTCGCCGGGTGGCTGCTTCAGTGTTCTCACAC GTGAATGTAGCAGGTCGTGCGGCAATGTGAGTGTGCCATACCCATTCGGCATTGGGCCAGCCGAGTGCTACATGCCAGGGTTTAACCTCACATGCGACACAAGCCAACACCCCCCGTGGCTGATGCTTGGCAGCCTGCGAGTCATTGACATATCCCTTCATAACAACACCATGCATGTAATCAACAGCGACATGGTCCTTGACATCTATAGTGGCATAGGAAAACAAACCTCCACATTTGAGAGCACGGGCCATGGAGACAATGTGCCTTACTCGTTGTTGACAAGGAACGAGCTCATCCTCATGGGGTGCGGTGTGCAGGCGGTGCTGTCCGGGGCGGGCAACCCAGCAATCTTGAGTGGTTGCTCTTCTTTTTGCTCCCCAAACATCGAGAATCGCACCTACACCATCACCTCAATGGTGCCACCTGCAGCAGGAGGTGGTAGCAATGATGACGATCAATACTGCTATGGCATGGGCTGCTGCCAGGCACGCATCTCTATGTCTAACGATGGAATGCCCCATGAATTATGGATTGATTGGATGGACCCCAATACTGCAACAGATGAGACATCATCACACTCCTACGCATTCATTGCACAAGAAGGGTGGTTCAACAAGCATCGGGTATCAGCTCAGCTACTGCGCTCGTCGTCGacaaaatattttgtgccaagcttGGAGGTCCCCATGGTTCTAGATTGGGAGGTCTTGCAGTTGCAACCCATTGGCTCACGGGCGGTAGCTAATGTGAGCTCACCACATCAATATCTCAAGTGTCCTGACATGTGCAGGAGCAAGAACAGCCTCTGCAAACAAGGGATCAGAGGATATTCATGTCACTGTAGTGAGGATTACCATGGCAACGCGTACGTTATTGACGGATGCAAAG GACGTAGGCAAACATACTTTAAAG GTATGAGCATCGTAATAGGAGCTGCTATTGGGGCCGGACTCGTACTTCTAGTTCTTGCCGGATTTTTCGTTACCAAGAAATTAAAACATCATAGGGCTGAATTGTTGAAACTAAAGTTCTTCCAACTAAACCGTGGACAATTGTTGCAGCAATTGGTATCCCAAAGTGCTGGTATTGCAGAAAGAATGATCATACCCTTGGAAGAGCTAGAGAAGGCGACACACAATTTTGATAAAGATCTTGTGATTGGTGGCGGAGGGCATGGTATTGTTTATAAAGGGATTTTATCAAACCAACACATTGTAGCCATCAAGAAACCCAAGAAGGTGTTTCAGAAGGAGATCAATGATTTTATAAATGAGGTGGCAATACTATCGCAAATCAACCATCGAAATGTAGTCAAACTCTACGGTTGTTGCCTTGAAACTGAAGTCCCAATGTTGGTCTATGAGTTCATATCCAATGGAACCCTTTCTGAGCATCTTCATGTCAAAGGACCAAGATCATTGCCATGGACTGATAGGTTGCGGATAGCCATTGAAACAGCCAAATCTCTTGCCTATCTTCACTCAACTGCTTCAATACCTATCATACATAGAGATGTCAAGTCTGCTAACATACTTTTGGATGATACTTTGACAGCAAAGGTTGCAGACTTTGGATCTTCAAGGTACATTCCTATGGAGAAATCCGGGGTAATGACCGGGGCTCAAGGTACAAAGGGATATTGGGACCCTATGTACTTCTACACCGGGCGGCTAACTGAGAAAAGTGATGTATACAGTTTTGGGGTCGTCCTCGTGGAACTGCTAACTCGGAAGAAACCATTTTTATATTCTTCCTCTGACGGCAAGGGTCTTGTTTTACATTTTGTTACGTTGTTTGAAGAAGGCAATTTGAATCAGATATTGGACCCACACGCTATAGAGGAAGGTGGCAAGGAAGTCAACAAAGTGGCTATTATTGCGGTAGCATGCATAAAACTAAGAGGAGAGGATCGTCCAACCATGAGGCAAGTTGAGTTGACACTGGAAAGCCTCCGTGCATCCGAGGATTACACCTTAGATAATGTGGTGGATAAGAAAGTTGAGAATAAACATGTCATGATAGATATTACATTTACTGAAGACAAAAGAAGCAACAACTCAACCAGGCCATACAGTATGGAAGAAGAGTTCATGTTATCCGCAAGATATCCTCGGTAG